The following coding sequences lie in one Lentilactobacillus sp. SPB1-3 genomic window:
- a CDS encoding alpha/beta hydrolase, protein MFEKFRFISFRFLYFIIGIIIIVISVFALWHSRPQELKAPDNGFVSNNTPTIFIHGWSSSLMAERDMVTSAEVRGVARKRMIIRVRSNGKILVTGDIKKWMRNPIIMLQFDNNRAGEVQYAHWLTKVCKLLKAKYHVNNLNFVGHSMGAYAAVYYNLLNGNQSDLPRTQKMCLIAGPYDGIIDNHKANQPTSGPLKTLWDDKPNQNRLLADGRPKIIHPEYKKLYRLRNNFPHQVRVLNIFGNIGDGSNSDGVVTATSALSLRYILRDKVNFYQTFESFGAKSQHSALHDNNLAVNRQLTEFIWAKNYQPGAPNDLQQ, encoded by the coding sequence ATGTTCGAAAAATTCCGTTTTATTAGCTTTCGTTTCCTATACTTCATCATTGGAATAATTATAATTGTCATCTCCGTCTTTGCGCTCTGGCATTCCCGTCCTCAGGAATTAAAGGCTCCTGACAATGGTTTTGTTAGCAACAATACGCCGACAATATTTATTCACGGTTGGTCTAGTAGTTTAATGGCTGAACGTGATATGGTAACTTCTGCTGAGGTGCGTGGAGTGGCTAGAAAACGGATGATCATCAGAGTTCGTTCCAATGGTAAGATTCTCGTCACGGGAGACATCAAAAAATGGATGCGCAATCCAATCATCATGTTGCAATTTGACAATAATCGTGCCGGCGAAGTTCAATATGCTCACTGGCTAACTAAAGTCTGTAAATTATTAAAGGCAAAATACCATGTGAATAATTTAAACTTTGTTGGTCACTCCATGGGTGCTTACGCTGCCGTGTACTACAACTTATTAAACGGCAATCAAAGTGACCTTCCGAGAACCCAAAAAATGTGTCTGATCGCTGGTCCATATGATGGCATCATCGATAATCACAAGGCTAATCAACCGACTTCGGGTCCACTTAAGACTTTGTGGGACGATAAGCCCAACCAAAACCGGTTGTTAGCAGATGGCCGTCCCAAGATCATTCATCCTGAATACAAGAAACTGTACAGGCTACGCAATAATTTTCCTCATCAAGTGCGAGTCCTTAATATCTTTGGCAACATTGGTGATGGCTCAAATTCAGACGGTGTCGTAACTGCGACCTCAGCACTATCACTACGATATATTTTGAGAGACAAAGTCAACTTCTATCAAACATTTGAATCATTTGGTGCCAAGTCACAACATTCCGCTCTTCATGATAATAACTTAGCCGTTAATCGCCAATTAACTGAATTTATTTGGGCCAAGAATTATCAACCTGGAGCGCCTAACGACTTACAGCAATAA
- a CDS encoding acyltransferase family protein: MSKKRIEWIDVAKAIGIIAVVLGHSLTYHGTLFHTLYWWHMPIFFIMGGFFLKPVKPGHWPEFFKKRIYPLLISYAFCGTLVIMVSHFLRNESWKYTLFYFVRLVYGGQTLNHYTSVFWYINVYLLTILFVTFLITYIQKREFLIIVGFLSLIVGTSYKHIHFLNWKYTPWDFDVVLIVTFFVLFGYLYFKNIQQIVKNLWFLIPATMITLWLVFMQYTDRFNFGFFLKSRLIHASYHHIALSRVSYVAIIPILVCLVVFGFCYYLSEYCPQFIVHGLQVLGQQTLGIMYLHKILLDVSGNLGVSSPYIRTIIALAVSFILSYIYMYFLNRIRLSRMNKVARE; this comes from the coding sequence TTGAGCAAGAAACGGATTGAATGGATCGATGTTGCCAAGGCAATTGGAATTATCGCCGTGGTGTTGGGTCATTCGTTAACCTATCATGGCACACTTTTTCATACTTTGTATTGGTGGCATATGCCAATCTTCTTTATCATGGGTGGCTTCTTCTTAAAACCAGTCAAGCCTGGACACTGGCCTGAATTCTTTAAAAAGCGGATCTATCCCCTATTAATATCTTATGCGTTTTGTGGAACGTTAGTAATTATGGTTTCCCACTTTCTGCGTAACGAATCATGGAAATATACCTTGTTTTATTTCGTGCGTCTAGTTTATGGTGGTCAGACTTTAAACCATTACACCAGTGTATTTTGGTATATTAACGTGTATCTGTTAACGATATTATTTGTCACATTCCTAATTACATACATTCAAAAAAGAGAATTCTTGATTATCGTTGGTTTTCTATCATTAATCGTCGGGACTAGTTATAAGCATATTCATTTTCTCAATTGGAAATATACTCCATGGGATTTTGATGTAGTTTTGATTGTAACGTTCTTTGTCTTGTTTGGATATTTATACTTCAAGAATATCCAACAAATTGTCAAAAATTTATGGTTCTTGATTCCTGCAACAATGATTACTCTGTGGTTAGTATTCATGCAATACACTGATAGATTCAACTTCGGTTTTTTCTTAAAATCACGGTTAATCCATGCTTCATATCATCATATTGCTTTATCCAGGGTTTCTTACGTAGCCATCATTCCAATCTTAGTATGTCTAGTAGTATTTGGATTCTGTTACTATCTATCAGAATACTGTCCACAATTTATTGTCCACGGATTACAAGTCCTTGGCCAACAAACCCTAGGAATTATGTATCTGCACAAAATTCTCCTTGATGTTTCGGGAAATCTAGGTGTTTCATCTCCATACATCAGAACTATAATTGCTCTTGCAGTATCCTTTATCCTGTCGTATATTTACATGTATTTCCTAAATCGAATTAGATTATCAAGAATGAACAAGGTGGCAAGAGAATAA
- a CDS encoding polysaccharide biosynthesis protein, with protein MNEIDNSQGDASRDKMLSGSAWMTAGSIFSRILGAIYIIPWRQWFGEYFYRGNALYGFGYNIYSFVLIVAIAGIPSAIAKQVSHYNAMNEYGVGIRIYKRGLILSAALGIISALVLYFGAPLLDGGNENVVPVLHSLAWAVLIIPTMSLTRGYFQGYQEMAPSAISQFVEQLARVLYMLATAYIIMEVMHGNWITAVSQSTFAAFIGALFGTLTLGFYYLKRRKHFRSLVANSDNQIRVSPKQLYQEIIAQSVPFIILGAGITIFQLIDQYTFFPIMTSLKIFTATQVSDLFAMFAANSNKLIMISISLASALAVTAVPLLSEALTNNRKEEIKAQNTNVLSMFMFTMIPAALGMAAIAGPLNRAFYGIEYHGLAANVLTVSSIVSILMGLFVVASAVMQGLSENKRAVKYFFIGTAVKLIVQWPCVHFLGVFGPLVSTAIGLLVANFLIIGFLKNRFGYDMPQIRRTLVNVGIAALVMYVVALVMVYIGNMVMSLFTDPFGGLASVIVAVIAAVIGGFVYVYLTLRTRTADLVLGARSNSLRAKLRIK; from the coding sequence ATGAATGAGATTGATAATTCTCAAGGAGATGCTTCTAGAGATAAAATGCTATCTGGTTCAGCATGGATGACAGCCGGCAGTATTTTTTCTAGAATTCTAGGAGCAATTTACATAATACCTTGGCGTCAATGGTTCGGTGAATATTTCTATCGTGGAAATGCTTTGTATGGTTTCGGATATAACATCTATAGTTTTGTGTTGATCGTGGCAATCGCCGGAATCCCTTCAGCAATTGCTAAGCAAGTTTCTCATTACAATGCGATGAACGAATATGGAGTTGGAATTAGAATCTATAAACGTGGATTGATTCTTTCCGCGGCGTTAGGAATAATCTCGGCGTTAGTTCTTTATTTTGGGGCACCGTTATTAGATGGTGGTAATGAGAACGTGGTTCCTGTCCTGCATTCACTAGCATGGGCAGTTTTGATTATTCCGACAATGAGTTTGACTCGTGGCTACTTCCAAGGGTATCAAGAAATGGCTCCTTCAGCGATTTCGCAATTCGTTGAACAACTAGCCAGAGTTTTGTACATGTTGGCAACAGCCTACATTATCATGGAAGTTATGCATGGTAACTGGATCACTGCAGTTTCACAATCAACATTTGCGGCCTTCATTGGTGCATTGTTTGGAACTTTGACTTTAGGGTTCTACTATTTAAAACGTAGAAAACACTTTAGAAGCTTAGTTGCCAATAGTGATAATCAGATTAGAGTATCTCCAAAGCAGTTATATCAAGAGATAATCGCTCAATCCGTTCCGTTCATTATTTTGGGAGCCGGAATTACGATCTTTCAATTAATTGATCAATATACTTTCTTTCCAATTATGACCAGTTTAAAAATCTTTACCGCAACTCAGGTTAGTGACTTATTTGCAATGTTTGCTGCTAACTCAAACAAATTAATTATGATTTCTATTTCGTTGGCATCAGCATTGGCAGTTACTGCTGTGCCACTACTTTCTGAAGCTTTGACCAATAATCGTAAGGAAGAAATCAAGGCGCAAAACACAAATGTATTATCAATGTTTATGTTTACGATGATTCCTGCTGCCTTGGGAATGGCAGCCATTGCTGGACCACTTAATCGAGCCTTTTATGGTATCGAATACCATGGCTTGGCAGCTAACGTCTTAACGGTTTCTTCAATCGTTTCAATTCTGATGGGATTGTTTGTGGTGGCCTCAGCTGTCATGCAAGGACTTTCAGAAAACAAACGCGCGGTGAAGTATTTCTTCATTGGCACAGCTGTTAAATTAATTGTCCAGTGGCCATGTGTTCATTTCCTAGGGGTATTTGGTCCGCTAGTTTCTACGGCAATTGGACTTTTAGTAGCGAACTTCTTAATCATTGGTTTTTTAAAAAATCGATTCGGTTATGATATGCCACAAATTAGAAGAACTTTAGTTAACGTTGGAATTGCGGCATTAGTAATGTACGTTGTGGCACTCGTAATGGTTTATATTGGCAACATGGTGATGTCATTATTCACTGATCCATTTGGTGGCTTGGCCAGCGTGATCGTCGCAGTTATCGCTGCAGTTATTGGTGGTTTTGTCTACGTTTACTTAACGTTAAGAACCAGAACTGCCGACTTAGTTCTTGGGGCTAGAAGTAATAGTTTAAGAGCTAAATTAAGAATAAAATAG
- a CDS encoding NAD(P)H-hydrate dehydratase: MKKITEDILSIIKSRPVNSYKGTFGKIVLIGGNANFGGAIIMATMAAVYSGAGLVTTVTDNSNQVSLHSQVPEAMFQDINELPQVLALVSQANVIVIGPGLGTEENSKQVLTAVFKNVTDKQTLVVDGSALTLMAQEHLSLPTTSTNVLTPHQMEWQRVSNIPIAQQNPELNQQATNRLNAIAVVKSSRTQVYSPNTEPAENTVGTPAQATGGMGDTLAGMIGGFLCQFGNDVRTVEAAVYTHSAMADEIAKNQYVVLPHQISMALPKFMKKHEH; this comes from the coding sequence ATGAAAAAAATTACTGAAGACATTTTAAGCATCATTAAAAGCCGACCCGTAAACAGTTATAAAGGAACTTTTGGCAAAATTGTATTAATTGGTGGCAACGCCAATTTCGGTGGTGCAATTATCATGGCCACCATGGCAGCAGTTTATTCCGGTGCCGGTCTAGTCACGACAGTAACCGACAATTCTAATCAAGTTAGCTTACATAGTCAGGTACCTGAAGCCATGTTTCAAGATATTAATGAACTTCCGCAAGTGCTGGCATTAGTTAGCCAAGCTAATGTCATCGTCATTGGCCCTGGCTTAGGGACTGAAGAAAATAGCAAACAAGTTTTGACCGCCGTTTTTAAAAATGTCACTGATAAACAAACATTGGTCGTGGATGGCTCAGCACTCACATTGATGGCACAGGAACATTTATCCCTACCAACTACTTCAACCAATGTTTTAACTCCTCACCAAATGGAATGGCAACGAGTTTCAAATATCCCCATCGCACAACAAAATCCAGAACTTAATCAGCAAGCTACCAATCGCCTTAATGCCATCGCAGTAGTTAAATCTAGCAGGACACAAGTCTATAGTCCAAATACTGAACCAGCCGAAAATACTGTTGGGACCCCTGCTCAAGCAACTGGAGGTATGGGAGATACATTAGCTGGAATGATCGGGGGCTTTCTCTGTCAGTTTGGTAATGATGTGCGGACTGTTGAAGCCGCCGTTTATACTCACAGTGCAATGGCTGACGAAATCGCTAAAAATCAATACGTGGTATTGCCTCACCAAATCTCAATGGCATTACCCAAATTCATGAAAAAGCATGAACATTAA
- the pepV gene encoding dipeptidase PepV, whose amino-acid sequence MTIDWKALANNYRDAYLDDLKSLIEIESVRDDEHATDEYPLGEGPTKAMERFLAMGDRDGFKTVKLDNTVGYIEYGEGDKTLAIQSHADVMPAGDGWKTDPFELTIKDNKVFGRGTSDDKGPGLAAYYGLKMLKDQKIEPKLKIRLIIGTDEESDWTGMKHYFEVEPQPTFGFSPDAEFPLINGEKGNGTYEIKFGNQNGEEFVLKTFDSGLRTNMVPGKAVAFVETDDNEAFVEKFTDFLDNNPVAGEIEATDEGVKVLVTGKQAHAMEPKNGINAGTYLANFLNQFDFEKDAKAFLNLAGDVLHDDSRAHKIRANYTDDIMGDVTMNVGILKFDQANGGMINTNFRYPKGSSDEIILEALKKVANNVTELSHMVPHYVEKDDPIVSTLLGVYERQTGEKNVEPEVVGGGTYARLMDRGVAFGALFPGVEDTMHQANEFQPIDDLIKAMSIYGESIYELSK is encoded by the coding sequence ATGACAATTGATTGGAAAGCTTTAGCAAACAATTATAGAGATGCGTATTTAGACGATTTAAAGTCATTAATTGAAATTGAAAGTGTTCGTGATGATGAGCATGCCACAGATGAATATCCTTTAGGTGAAGGCCCTACAAAAGCAATGGAACGATTTCTTGCTATGGGTGATAGAGATGGTTTTAAGACCGTCAAATTGGATAACACAGTTGGATATATTGAATATGGTGAAGGTGATAAGACCTTAGCCATTCAATCACATGCTGACGTTATGCCAGCTGGTGATGGCTGGAAGACTGATCCCTTTGAACTAACTATTAAAGATAATAAAGTTTTTGGTCGTGGAACTTCAGATGATAAGGGACCAGGTTTAGCTGCGTACTATGGTTTGAAGATGCTTAAAGATCAAAAAATCGAACCTAAACTTAAGATCAGATTGATTATTGGTACTGATGAAGAAAGTGATTGGACAGGGATGAAACATTACTTTGAAGTTGAACCTCAACCAACTTTTGGATTCTCACCGGATGCAGAGTTCCCACTGATCAATGGTGAAAAAGGAAATGGTACTTACGAAATCAAGTTTGGTAACCAAAATGGTGAAGAATTTGTTTTGAAGACTTTTGATTCAGGTTTGAGAACTAACATGGTTCCCGGCAAGGCAGTGGCTTTTGTGGAAACTGATGATAATGAAGCCTTTGTTGAGAAATTTACTGATTTCTTGGATAACAATCCTGTTGCTGGAGAAATCGAAGCTACTGACGAAGGTGTAAAAGTCTTAGTGACTGGTAAGCAAGCTCATGCAATGGAACCTAAAAATGGTATCAACGCCGGAACTTATTTAGCCAATTTCTTAAACCAATTTGATTTTGAAAAGGATGCCAAGGCATTCCTTAACTTAGCTGGAGACGTATTACACGACGATTCCAGAGCTCATAAAATTCGTGCTAACTACACTGATGATATCATGGGTGATGTGACCATGAACGTTGGTATCTTGAAGTTTGACCAAGCCAATGGTGGAATGATCAATACTAACTTCAGATATCCTAAGGGTAGTTCAGATGAAATTATTTTAGAGGCCTTGAAGAAGGTCGCAAATAACGTCACTGAACTTTCACACATGGTTCCACATTACGTTGAAAAAGATGATCCAATTGTTTCAACTTTATTGGGAGTCTATGAACGTCAAACTGGTGAAAAGAACGTTGAACCAGAAGTTGTTGGTGGCGGAACTTATGCTCGTCTAATGGATCGTGGAGTTGCTTTTGGCGCTTTGTTCCCAGGAGTTGAAGACACAATGCATCAAGCTAATGAATTCCAACCCATTGATGATTTGATCAAGGCAATGTCAATCTACGGTGAATCAATTTATGAACTGTCTAAGTAA
- a CDS encoding universal stress protein — protein sequence MANFNYSNVVVGVDGSKASGLAFKKALQIATNNHARLVIVAVINERNLVRINKEASVGFGAISPRTIETLKIDVEARVSNYVQIAKDAGIEAIGTVDYGDPRDILTDKIVEDYGADLLVVGATGAGPVTRLMMGSTATYVVSHAPVDVIVVRTELANK from the coding sequence ATGGCTAATTTTAATTATTCAAACGTTGTAGTTGGAGTCGATGGCTCTAAAGCGTCTGGTTTGGCTTTTAAGAAGGCTTTACAAATTGCCACTAACAATCACGCACGTTTGGTCATAGTGGCCGTTATCAACGAACGTAACCTGGTTAGGATCAACAAAGAGGCATCTGTCGGTTTTGGGGCCATTAGTCCACGAACTATTGAGACTTTAAAAATCGATGTTGAAGCTAGGGTTAGCAATTATGTTCAAATTGCCAAGGATGCCGGTATTGAAGCAATTGGTACAGTTGACTATGGTGATCCGCGAGACATTTTGACTGATAAAATCGTTGAGGATTATGGTGCAGACCTGTTGGTAGTTGGTGCCACTGGTGCCGGCCCTGTAACTAGATTGATGATGGGTTCAACGGCAACATACGTGGTTAGTCATGCTCCTGTAGATGTGATCGTAGTAAGAACAGAACTAGCAAACAAATAA
- a CDS encoding deoxynucleoside kinase — MVIITAGMIGVGKTTLTGKIAEHLGTKAFFEPVGDNPVLPLYYSDQKQYGFLLQIYFLNKRFSMIKQALSDDNNVLDRSIYEDALFTRENNAEGNITDTELSVYLTLLDNMMNELDQMPKKAPDLLVYADSDFDTIKYRIKKRGRDYEQFDDNPDLEKYYFKMWTAYKKWFDEYDVSPKMKIDLQKYDLSVPGNVDIVLGQIDEKLATIRKPEEEAI, encoded by the coding sequence ATGGTGATAATTACAGCAGGAATGATTGGTGTTGGTAAGACTACCCTTACTGGCAAAATTGCGGAACATTTAGGAACAAAGGCGTTCTTTGAACCAGTAGGCGATAATCCAGTACTGCCACTTTACTATTCAGACCAGAAACAATACGGCTTTTTGTTACAGATCTACTTCCTTAACAAGCGTTTTTCAATGATCAAACAAGCGCTTAGTGATGATAACAACGTGCTTGATCGTTCAATCTACGAGGATGCACTCTTCACTAGAGAAAATAACGCTGAAGGTAATATTACTGATACTGAATTATCAGTTTATCTAACATTGCTTGATAATATGATGAATGAGCTTGACCAAATGCCTAAAAAGGCACCAGACCTTTTGGTATATGCTGATAGTGATTTCGACACCATCAAATATCGGATCAAGAAACGTGGTCGTGATTACGAACAATTTGATGACAATCCTGATCTAGAGAAATACTACTTCAAGATGTGGACTGCTTACAAAAAGTGGTTCGATGAATATGATGTTAGTCCAAAGATGAAAATTGATCTTCAAAAATATGACTTATCAGTTCCTGGTAATGTAGATATCGTTCTTGGCCAAATCGATGAGAAACTAGCTACTATCAGAAAACCAGAAGAAGAAGCCATTTAA
- a CDS encoding Cof-type HAD-IIB family hydrolase, whose amino-acid sequence MYKGVVFFDLDGTLFDDDKNVSQQNIDAIQELKRNQILPIISTGRNIFEINYVLDSTKINSIVSANGSYVQYEGKKLDAEVIPQNVIEDLLEFAHRQRDVVAFYNHEELALTANNDLTDENYRILRLHTKVDPKWYLTHDVNFMCVFNYDKDKRYQDKFAGELSLVRNNPRCMDTMNWGVSKQTGIQTLMKRAGLQGVPSYAFGDQLNDLQMFAEVDHPIAMGNGHDKAKAAAEFVTDTNMDGGIVKGLRHYGLIK is encoded by the coding sequence TTGTATAAAGGTGTAGTATTTTTTGACTTAGATGGAACCTTATTTGATGATGATAAAAATGTTTCGCAACAAAATATTGATGCAATTCAAGAATTAAAGCGTAACCAAATTCTACCAATTATTTCGACCGGAAGAAATATCTTCGAGATTAATTACGTACTTGATAGTACTAAGATTAATTCGATTGTCAGTGCCAATGGTAGTTACGTTCAGTATGAGGGTAAAAAACTTGATGCTGAAGTAATTCCACAAAATGTCATTGAAGATCTTTTGGAGTTTGCTCATCGACAAAGAGACGTTGTAGCATTTTATAACCATGAAGAATTGGCATTGACTGCCAATAACGATTTGACTGATGAAAACTACCGAATTTTAAGATTACATACCAAAGTTGATCCTAAATGGTATCTTACACATGACGTTAACTTTATGTGTGTGTTTAACTATGATAAAGATAAAAGATACCAAGATAAATTCGCTGGTGAATTATCACTTGTTAGAAACAATCCGCGTTGTATGGATACAATGAACTGGGGAGTCTCAAAACAAACTGGGATTCAGACTTTAATGAAGCGTGCAGGACTTCAAGGAGTGCCATCATATGCCTTTGGAGATCAATTGAATGATTTACAAATGTTTGCAGAAGTCGATCATCCAATCGCAATGGGTAATGGGCATGACAAGGCTAAGGCGGCGGCTGAATTCGTTACTGATACTAATATGGACGGTGGAATCGTCAAAGGTTTAAGACATTACGGATTGATCAAATAA
- the pgmB gene encoding beta-phosphoglucomutase: MTKFTDIKGFVFDLDGVITDTSVFHSQAWHQVADKVGAPWSQELEDGLKGISRMDSLEMILKAGNLSDKYTEDEKVDLATEKNTNYLKLVDQMTPANILPGIKKFLDDLKAHNYLISLASASKNAPKVLSKLQLTDYFPQIVDPQSLTKGKPDPEIYLKGAELINLKPEQCIGVEDAAAGVEAINAANETSIGIGDPKILAAADIKFNDTGEMTLDHIKSQMN; the protein is encoded by the coding sequence ATGACAAAATTTACAGATATTAAAGGTTTCGTTTTTGATTTGGATGGAGTAATTACTGATACCTCAGTATTTCACAGTCAAGCATGGCATCAAGTTGCCGATAAAGTTGGTGCACCTTGGTCACAAGAACTTGAAGATGGTTTAAAGGGAATCAGCCGAATGGATTCTTTGGAAATGATTCTAAAAGCCGGCAACCTCAGTGATAAATACACTGAAGACGAAAAAGTCGACCTAGCCACTGAAAAAAATACCAACTACCTTAAGCTGGTTGATCAAATGACTCCCGCTAATATTCTTCCTGGAATCAAAAAATTCCTTGATGATTTAAAAGCCCACAATTATTTGATCTCACTTGCTTCAGCATCAAAAAATGCTCCCAAGGTATTAAGTAAGTTGCAATTAACTGACTACTTCCCACAAATCGTTGATCCACAATCATTAACTAAAGGTAAACCGGATCCAGAAATTTATCTTAAGGGTGCCGAATTAATTAATTTAAAACCAGAACAATGTATTGGGGTTGAAGATGCTGCTGCCGGAGTTGAAGCAATCAATGCCGCTAACGAAACTTCAATCGGAATTGGTGATCCTAAGATTTTAGCCGCCGCTGATATCAAATTCAATGATACTGGTGAAATGACCTTGGATCACATCAAGAGTCAAATGAACTAA